From one Oscillatoria sp. FACHB-1407 genomic stretch:
- a CDS encoding TauD/TfdA family dioxygenase produces the protein MQPILTQPSTNIVQTIDCRGLDETILHLFLAPGPNPYTDTEEFLFDCEMRADEMPRPVRRALLEFQVRSNTEGILLLQGLPIDPGLYYVHTPLDAQRSTEKTTYVSERCLAMIGSRLGHLVSYIQEKNGDLFQNLAPVKGSEQIQSSSGSKSRLQFHRETVFHPYPPEFLLLFCLRPDHDRIAETTYASISHALPLLTPEHRDLLFQPLYRTGIDYSFGNLQQKQDSGTVLPVLYGNRHDPFLNYDEDLMTALTPEAEAALEALKEAIASVYRGVKLNVGDLLCIDNRRTVHGRSSFTPRYDGFDRWLQRSFVVRDLGLSAVDRQPGERIIRTTFA, from the coding sequence ATGCAACCAATTCTGACCCAACCTTCTACCAACATTGTACAGACCATTGATTGCCGTGGGCTGGATGAAACCATCCTGCACTTGTTTCTGGCACCTGGTCCTAACCCCTACACTGATACCGAAGAGTTTTTGTTTGATTGTGAGATGCGGGCCGACGAGATGCCGCGTCCTGTGCGCCGAGCTCTGCTAGAGTTTCAAGTTCGCTCTAATACTGAAGGCATTTTACTGTTGCAGGGGTTACCCATCGACCCGGGGCTTTATTACGTCCATACACCGCTTGATGCTCAGCGATCAACCGAAAAAACGACCTACGTTAGTGAGCGGTGTTTGGCAATGATTGGTAGCCGTCTGGGGCATCTGGTGTCTTACATCCAGGAAAAGAACGGCGATCTATTTCAAAATCTCGCCCCGGTTAAAGGGAGTGAACAGATCCAATCCTCTAGCGGTTCCAAATCCCGCTTACAGTTTCATCGGGAAACCGTCTTTCACCCCTATCCCCCTGAGTTTTTGCTGTTATTTTGTCTCCGCCCCGATCACGATCGCATCGCTGAGACAACCTACGCCAGCATCTCCCATGCCCTACCGCTGTTGACCCCAGAACACCGTGATCTGCTGTTTCAACCGCTCTATCGCACGGGCATCGACTACTCATTTGGCAACCTTCAGCAGAAACAAGACTCTGGAACCGTTTTGCCAGTGCTCTATGGCAATCGCCATGACCCCTTCTTGAACTACGACGAAGACTTGATGACTGCCCTGACTCCCGAAGCCGAGGCAGCCTTGGAAGCCTTAAAGGAAGCGATCGCCTCTGTTTATCGTGGAGTGAAATTGAATGTGGGTGACCTGCTGTGCATCGACAATCGCCGCACTGTTCATGGGCGATCGTCATTTACGCCTCGTTATGATGGCTTTGATCGGTGGTTGCAGCGATCGTTTGTAGTGCGCGACTTGGGGCTATCAGCAGTCGATCGCCAACCTGGAGAGCGCATTATTCGTACCACTTTTGCTTAA
- a CDS encoding J domain-containing protein, with protein MSQITFSPDWLRKFTEDPYAVLGASVSADGSRVLKRYRSVAKLLHPDRFTTDSEVATQIFARLVNPAYQKLKQENDRKDVIAMLRFRVRRMSRDEIPLPKGDVARQLLKTPLQSVDIIYEQAVSHLAELQYQQLERFEQITDELGELNLIYLRVKMGEPLIREKRSGIIPVEEARPIEFDLRQSNNGVTAPPVNYAERHYQRAQEYMKKSNWSLAVQELRDALRIQSDRSEFHALLAKAYLMQNLPGMATVHFKQALKLNPKDPLALEYAQKLKIDLKQSTNGSNGSNSSNGKRGESKASRFFGLFAKKR; from the coding sequence ATGTCACAGATTACATTCTCTCCCGACTGGCTAAGGAAATTTACTGAAGATCCCTATGCTGTGTTAGGTGCGTCTGTGTCGGCTGACGGTAGTCGTGTTCTCAAGCGTTATCGTTCAGTTGCAAAACTCCTTCACCCCGATCGGTTTACAACGGATTCAGAAGTCGCAACTCAAATCTTTGCTCGTTTAGTGAACCCTGCCTATCAAAAACTGAAGCAGGAAAACGATAGAAAAGATGTCATTGCGATGTTGCGCTTTAGAGTGCGTCGCATGAGTCGAGATGAGATACCTCTGCCAAAAGGGGATGTCGCTCGTCAACTCCTCAAGACTCCTCTTCAGTCGGTTGACATCATCTATGAGCAGGCAGTCAGCCATCTGGCAGAGTTGCAATATCAGCAACTTGAGCGGTTTGAGCAAATCACGGACGAGCTAGGTGAGCTGAATCTAATTTATCTGCGAGTCAAAATGGGTGAGCCGTTGATCCGTGAAAAACGGAGCGGCATCATTCCAGTTGAGGAAGCCAGACCCATTGAGTTTGATCTGAGGCAGTCCAATAACGGTGTCACTGCTCCGCCTGTCAATTATGCGGAACGGCACTACCAACGGGCGCAGGAGTATATGAAGAAATCAAACTGGTCGCTAGCCGTGCAAGAGTTACGAGATGCGTTGCGAATTCAATCTGATCGCAGCGAATTTCACGCACTGCTAGCCAAGGCCTACTTAATGCAAAATCTACCCGGAATGGCAACCGTTCATTTTAAGCAGGCATTGAAACTCAATCCCAAAGATCCGCTTGCTCTGGAGTATGCTCAAAAGCTCAAGATTGATTTGAAGCAATCTACGAACGGCAGCAACGGCAGTAATAGCAGTAATGGCAAGCGTGGGGAGTCAAAAGCAAGCAGATTCTTTGGGTTATTTGCTAAGAAACGCTAG
- a CDS encoding NINE protein produces MLAKPKTKKVAVLLAFLSVITPISGLHKFYLKQPVWGIFYLLLGFTPIPKIASIIEGIWYLTQDQQEFDTNFNAGQVLQPASTPATAAVDPVQVSAIADALRQLDTLRQDGLISEYEFEQKRRQLLDRIG; encoded by the coding sequence ATGTTAGCCAAGCCTAAAACCAAAAAAGTCGCTGTTTTGTTGGCGTTCCTTAGTGTGATCACTCCGATCTCAGGGCTCCACAAGTTCTACTTAAAACAACCAGTTTGGGGTATTTTCTATCTATTACTGGGGTTTACTCCAATTCCTAAAATTGCGAGCATTATTGAGGGGATTTGGTATCTGACCCAAGACCAGCAGGAGTTTGACACCAACTTCAATGCAGGTCAGGTCTTGCAACCTGCTTCAACCCCAGCAACAGCAGCCGTTGACCCAGTTCAGGTGAGTGCGATCGCTGATGCCCTCCGTCAACTTGACACGCTGCGCCAAGATGGGTTGATTTCAGAATATGAGTTTGAGCAAAAACGCCGTCAACTCTTAGATCGCATTGGTTAA
- a CDS encoding helix-hairpin-helix domain-containing protein, whose amino-acid sequence MLSWLTSLTRLGSEAKAQFNPLRSRLLNDPYYRFQSLEEVQVASELGVQIDVNRADIDDWLRLPGVSIHQARTLVALTQTGVLFHCLDDVAAALNLPVHRLKPFEPVLAFRYYDAESIETIQRTNPNTASVEALVRVPAIDLFLARAIVQHRQTYGAYRNLADLQQRLSLTTQLTTDLVHYLYF is encoded by the coding sequence ATGTTGTCGTGGCTGACATCGCTAACCCGTTTAGGTTCTGAAGCTAAAGCTCAGTTCAATCCCTTGCGATCGCGTCTACTCAATGACCCGTACTACCGTTTTCAATCCCTCGAAGAGGTTCAGGTAGCGTCTGAGTTAGGAGTTCAAATTGATGTCAATCGCGCCGATATAGATGATTGGTTGCGTCTACCCGGAGTCTCTATCCACCAAGCTCGCACCTTGGTCGCATTAACTCAAACTGGGGTGCTATTTCACTGCTTAGACGATGTAGCTGCTGCGCTCAATCTACCAGTCCATCGTCTGAAGCCGTTTGAACCCGTTCTGGCATTTCGATATTACGACGCTGAGAGTATTGAAACGATTCAGCGCACAAACCCCAACACCGCCTCCGTTGAGGCGTTAGTGCGAGTACCTGCGATCGACTTATTTCTCGCTAGAGCGATCGTCCAACATCGGCAAACCTACGGGGCTTATCGCAACCTGGCGGATCTACAACAGCGACTGTCACTAACAACCCAACTGACAACCGATCTGGTGCATTATCTGTACTTTTAG
- the lepB gene encoding signal peptidase I, which produces MAAEQPKSTPPSSESLSSTSPSFWTRLRENGQILAIALVLALMIRLFVAEPRYIPSNSMEPTLLVGDRLVVEKLSYHLRPPKAGEIIVFDPPDALRTLGFRKDQVFIKRIIGEPGQILQIHNGTVYINGEPLQEDYIAAPPDYELPPIQIPDHQFFVMGDNRNNSNDSHVWGFLPQENIIGRAVFRFWEPDRIGVIHRQIGKG; this is translated from the coding sequence ATGGCTGCTGAACAACCCAAATCAACCCCTCCATCCTCCGAATCTCTCTCATCAACGTCTCCCTCGTTTTGGACGCGCCTGCGAGAAAACGGGCAAATTTTGGCGATCGCCCTGGTATTGGCTCTCATGATTCGTCTCTTTGTGGCGGAGCCGCGCTACATTCCTTCAAACTCCATGGAACCCACACTACTTGTAGGCGATCGCCTGGTTGTAGAGAAGCTGTCCTACCATTTACGCCCACCAAAGGCAGGTGAAATTATCGTCTTTGACCCTCCTGATGCCTTGCGAACCCTGGGTTTTCGCAAAGATCAGGTGTTTATCAAGCGCATCATTGGTGAACCGGGGCAAATTCTGCAAATTCACAATGGCACGGTATATATCAACGGGGAGCCATTGCAGGAAGATTACATTGCAGCACCCCCCGATTATGAATTGCCTCCCATCCAGATTCCGGATCATCAATTCTTTGTCATGGGAGATAACCGCAACAACAGCAACGACTCCCATGTTTGGGGCTTTTTACCGCAAGAAAACATTATTGGACGGGCTGTATTTCGCTTTTGGGAACCTGACCGCATCGGTGTGATTCACCGCCAGATCGGCAAAGGATGA
- a CDS encoding LapA family protein — MRQINFVIIFVICLALVLFGIENTEPVVIRILKDVQVQAPLSVELLLATGIGAAFAWVFSVWTQVQRVLESGKQIQQRDVRIEELERDIQRYKVQLEEQQHLLPASKQVTDAEDVEVYAK; from the coding sequence ATGCGTCAAATTAATTTCGTCATCATCTTCGTCATCTGCCTTGCACTCGTGCTGTTTGGCATTGAAAACACCGAACCTGTCGTTATCCGCATTCTCAAAGATGTCCAGGTGCAAGCCCCGCTGTCTGTAGAGCTATTGCTAGCAACGGGTATAGGAGCAGCTTTTGCCTGGGTGTTTAGTGTTTGGACTCAAGTGCAGCGAGTTTTGGAGTCGGGCAAACAAATTCAACAGCGTGACGTTCGTATCGAAGAATTAGAACGCGATATTCAGCGATATAAAGTACAACTAGAAGAACAGCAGCATCTCTTACCCGCTTCTAAACAAGTCACTGATGCGGAAGATGTCGAAGTTTACGCTAAATAA
- a CDS encoding segregation/condensation protein A, whose amino-acid sequence MALSLAQNAIALLIDLAERGEIDPWDVKVIEVIDRFLSQLNPLHNVEAGRAPYEADLSESGQAFLYASVLVLLKADSLARSDREPEEELEPEELLTPEGTAPLPLRLEQTIRRRATARPPQNRRVTLKELIAQLEIMAATVADHKPRIRARRPRPQSRTQAVRAIAQLAHQENLSEIAAALEQFLHDHWQEVSEGEEWLDFDVLLELWINSDAQRAIATDPSAHHSEQSDRVGVFWALLFLSAQTKVELSQEEFYQDLRVRSLSHLSSAELASLSTAILND is encoded by the coding sequence ATGGCTCTTTCTCTGGCACAAAATGCGATCGCTCTGTTGATTGACCTGGCAGAACGGGGCGAAATCGACCCCTGGGATGTCAAAGTGATTGAAGTCATCGATCGCTTTTTGAGCCAACTCAACCCCCTGCATAATGTTGAAGCAGGTCGTGCCCCCTATGAAGCTGACCTATCTGAATCAGGACAGGCATTTTTGTATGCTTCCGTGCTGGTTCTGCTTAAGGCAGATAGTCTGGCACGCTCCGATCGAGAGCCAGAGGAAGAGTTAGAACCAGAGGAACTTCTGACCCCTGAAGGCACAGCCCCGCTGCCGCTACGACTGGAGCAAACAATTCGGCGGCGTGCTACGGCACGTCCTCCACAAAATCGTCGAGTCACGCTCAAAGAGTTGATCGCTCAGTTAGAGATTATGGCGGCAACTGTCGCTGACCATAAACCTCGAATCCGCGCTCGTCGCCCTCGACCTCAATCTCGCACTCAGGCGGTTCGGGCGATCGCCCAACTCGCTCACCAGGAAAATCTTTCAGAAATTGCAGCAGCACTAGAGCAGTTTCTGCATGACCACTGGCAAGAAGTCAGTGAGGGTGAGGAGTGGCTCGACTTTGATGTGTTATTGGAGTTGTGGATTAACTCGGATGCTCAACGGGCGATCGCTACTGACCCCTCCGCCCATCACTCTGAACAGAGCGATCGCGTTGGTGTCTTTTGGGCACTCCTGTTTTTGTCAGCTCAAACCAAAGTCGAGCTATCTCAAGAAGAGTTCTACCAAGATCTAAGAGTTCGTAGTCTTTCGCATCTATCATCCGCAGAACTCGCTTCTCTATCAACAGCCATTTTGAATGACTGA
- a CDS encoding sugar phosphate nucleotidyltransferase, whose product MKAMILAAGKGTRVRPITYTTPKPMIPILQKPVMEFLLELLRSHGFDQIMVNVSHLANEIENYFRDGQRFGVQIAYSFEGRIKEDGELVGEAVGSAGGMRRIQDFSPFFDDTFVVLCGDALIDLDLTAAVEWHRSKGSIATIIMKTVPHEEVSSYGVVVTDDEGRVKAFQEKPSVEEALSNNINTGIYIFEPEVLDYIPSGEEFDIGSQLFPKLVEIGAPFYGLPMDFEWVDIGKVPDYWRAIRGVLMREIKNVEIPGHEVFPGIYTGLNVAVNWDKVDIQGPVYIGGMTRIEDGAKIIGPTMIGPSCHICGGATVDNSVIFEYSRLGAGVRLVDKLVYGRYCVDKTGESIDVEKASLDWLITDARKPLPVQPRTEQELISKALDNNKAF is encoded by the coding sequence ATGAAGGCGATGATCCTCGCAGCAGGTAAGGGCACCCGCGTCCGTCCCATTACCTACACCACCCCGAAACCCATGATTCCAATCCTGCAAAAGCCAGTTATGGAATTTTTGTTGGAACTTTTGCGGAGCCATGGTTTCGATCAAATCATGGTGAATGTTAGTCACCTGGCTAATGAGATCGAAAACTACTTTCGCGATGGACAACGATTTGGAGTCCAAATTGCTTACTCATTTGAAGGTCGCATCAAAGAAGATGGTGAGTTAGTGGGTGAAGCGGTCGGTTCTGCTGGTGGGATGCGCCGTATTCAAGACTTCTCTCCTTTTTTTGACGATACCTTCGTCGTGTTGTGTGGAGACGCGCTGATTGACCTGGATTTGACAGCAGCCGTTGAGTGGCACCGTTCTAAAGGGTCGATCGCCACTATCATTATGAAAACCGTGCCCCATGAAGAAGTGTCCAGCTATGGGGTCGTGGTTACCGACGATGAAGGACGAGTCAAAGCATTTCAAGAGAAACCCAGTGTCGAAGAGGCACTGAGTAACAACATCAACACCGGGATTTACATTTTTGAACCTGAAGTCCTCGATTACATCCCGTCGGGCGAAGAATTTGATATTGGTAGCCAACTCTTCCCCAAATTGGTTGAGATTGGTGCTCCCTTTTATGGGCTACCGATGGATTTTGAGTGGGTTGACATTGGTAAGGTGCCCGACTATTGGCGAGCGATTCGCGGTGTCTTAATGCGCGAAATCAAGAATGTCGAAATCCCCGGACACGAAGTATTTCCCGGCATCTACACGGGACTGAACGTTGCTGTTAACTGGGATAAGGTAGACATCCAGGGACCGGTTTATATCGGTGGCATGACCCGCATTGAAGATGGAGCCAAAATTATTGGACCTACGATGATTGGTCCCAGTTGTCACATCTGCGGTGGAGCAACCGTCGATAACAGCGTTATCTTCGAATATTCCCGCCTGGGAGCCGGTGTGCGCTTGGTCGATAAGCTCGTGTATGGTCGCTACTGCGTTGACAAAACGGGTGAGTCGATTGACGTCGAAAAAGCCTCTCTTGATTGGCTCATTACCGATGCCCGTAAGCCTCTACCTGTGCAACCTCGGACTGAGCAGGAACTCATCTCTAAGGCGTTGGATAACAACAAAGCGTTTTGA
- a CDS encoding EVE domain-containing protein produces MNYWLMKSEPDVYGINDLERDRQTIWDGVRNYQARNYLRSMQPGDLAFFYHSNTSPPGIVGLMRVAKPGIDDPTQFDASSKYYDPKATPDKPRWQTVVVEFVQQFPAMITLETLRDKFLPDDLWVVRQGNRLSVMPISEAIAQQILEMSKGEKG; encoded by the coding sequence ATGAATTATTGGTTGATGAAATCAGAGCCAGATGTGTATGGCATTAATGACCTGGAACGCGATCGCCAAACCATCTGGGATGGAGTCCGCAATTACCAGGCACGCAATTATTTGCGATCGATGCAACCGGGCGATCTTGCCTTCTTTTATCACTCCAACACCAGCCCACCCGGAATTGTTGGGTTGATGCGAGTCGCAAAACCCGGAATCGATGATCCAACGCAGTTTGACGCCAGCAGCAAGTACTATGACCCTAAGGCAACGCCAGACAAACCTCGGTGGCAAACTGTCGTGGTGGAATTTGTGCAGCAATTTCCTGCAATGATCACCCTGGAAACATTGAGGGACAAATTTTTGCCCGACGATTTATGGGTTGTTCGCCAGGGTAACCGCCTTTCGGTGATGCCAATATCAGAGGCGATCGCTCAACAGATTTTGGAGATGAGCAAAGGGGAAAAAGGATAA
- a CDS encoding hemolysin family protein, translating into MTPAALLVLATNTVSSLSGSEILSRLLAVFLLIAINAFFVTAEFSIVSVRRSRINQLASAGDVQAQTVQDLQRGLDRLLSTTQLGITLSSLALGWIGENTMATLLNAGLAAIPLARGDRPLISHTIALPIAFLLIAYLQIVLGELCPKSVALLYPEQLARFLAPPSQAIARFFNPFIWILNQSTWLLLRLVGIQYSGQGWYNRVTPEELELIIRTSTESPGLEAGERELLSNVFEFTEVSAQEVMVPRISVVAIDQDATFQALLHEVAQTGHSRYPVIGESLDDIVGIIYFKELAAPLVEGVLALDSPIQPWVRPAQFVPESVPLKELLRLMQRAAQAMVVVVDEFGGTAGLVTIKDLAAQIIGEVHDPEDEEPPIQLLDDRTFLVQAQMDLEEVNELLKLDLPLTEQYQTLGGFIIHQFQKIPTAGEYFRYADLELTVTSAEGPRLHQIRIERLQPPMENNNDPNQAAIASQNPSENGYKGEE; encoded by the coding sequence ATGACTCCTGCTGCCCTACTTGTGTTGGCAACTAATACGGTTTCGTCGTTGAGTGGCTCAGAAATCCTCTCGCGGCTATTAGCCGTATTTCTGTTGATTGCCATCAACGCCTTTTTTGTCACTGCTGAGTTCTCAATCGTGTCGGTGCGGCGATCGCGCATTAATCAGCTTGCCTCAGCCGGGGATGTACAGGCACAAACCGTGCAAGACCTGCAACGGGGACTCGATCGACTGCTTTCTACAACCCAACTCGGCATCACGCTCTCCAGTTTGGCACTGGGCTGGATTGGAGAAAACACCATGGCAACATTGCTCAATGCCGGGTTAGCTGCCATTCCACTGGCAAGGGGCGATCGCCCTCTGATTTCCCATACCATTGCCCTGCCAATTGCGTTTCTGTTAATTGCCTACCTACAAATCGTCTTAGGTGAGCTTTGCCCCAAGTCGGTGGCGTTGCTCTATCCGGAACAACTGGCTCGGTTTCTAGCCCCACCCAGTCAGGCGATCGCCCGCTTCTTTAACCCCTTTATCTGGATTTTGAACCAATCCACCTGGCTGCTGTTGCGACTGGTTGGTATTCAGTACAGTGGGCAAGGGTGGTATAACCGCGTTACTCCGGAGGAACTGGAACTGATTATTCGCACCTCGACTGAGTCTCCGGGGCTAGAGGCAGGAGAGAGGGAATTGCTCAGTAATGTCTTTGAATTCACTGAGGTTTCCGCTCAAGAGGTCATGGTTCCCCGCATCAGTGTGGTGGCGATCGATCAGGATGCTACCTTTCAAGCTCTATTACACGAAGTTGCTCAAACGGGTCATTCCCGTTACCCCGTGATTGGGGAGTCCTTAGACGACATCGTCGGCATCATCTATTTCAAAGAGTTAGCAGCTCCTCTTGTCGAGGGAGTTTTGGCGTTAGATAGCCCGATTCAACCGTGGGTGCGTCCGGCTCAGTTTGTGCCAGAGTCGGTGCCGCTCAAAGAGTTGCTACGCCTGATGCAACGAGCCGCACAAGCGATGGTGGTGGTAGTGGATGAGTTTGGTGGCACCGCCGGGTTAGTCACCATTAAGGACTTAGCGGCTCAAATTATTGGGGAAGTGCATGACCCGGAGGATGAGGAACCCCCAATTCAACTTTTAGACGATCGCACATTTTTGGTGCAAGCCCAGATGGATCTGGAAGAAGTGAATGAATTACTCAAGCTGGATCTGCCCCTGACTGAGCAATATCAAACGCTGGGAGGATTTATCATTCATCAATTTCAAAAAATTCCAACCGCTGGAGAATATTTCCGCTATGCCGATCTAGAGTTGACGGTTACCTCCGCCGAAGGGCCGCGACTTCATCAAATTCGGATTGAACGATTACAGCCGCCAATGGAGAATAATAATGACCCCAATCAAGCGGCGATCGCTTCTCAAAATCCCTCCGAAAACGGTTACAAAGGCGAGGAATAA
- the pyrE gene encoding orotate phosphoribosyltransferase: MTQTPVSPQSIDVSKVDLATLQHYLLDLFCQVAYKEGDFVLSSGQRSSYYINGKQVTLHAQGGLAVGRLLLSMVPAEAVAIAGLTLGADPIVTAVSVVGAYEGRLLTPLIVRKEAKGHGTQAYIEGPTLTPASSVVVLEDVVTTGQSALKAVDRLRHAGYTVNHIISLVDRLQGGAELYQQQGLHFQTLFSIQDIQTHWRTINPE; this comes from the coding sequence ATGACTCAAACTCCCGTTTCACCCCAATCCATTGACGTCAGCAAGGTTGACTTGGCGACTTTGCAGCACTATCTGCTCGATCTGTTTTGCCAAGTGGCTTACAAAGAGGGAGATTTTGTTCTGTCCTCCGGGCAACGCAGTTCCTACTACATCAATGGAAAACAGGTGACACTCCATGCTCAAGGTGGGTTAGCCGTGGGTCGGTTGTTGCTGTCGATGGTGCCGGCTGAAGCGGTGGCGATCGCCGGACTGACCCTGGGAGCTGACCCGATTGTCACTGCCGTCAGTGTCGTTGGAGCCTATGAAGGTCGGCTACTCACTCCGTTAATTGTACGAAAAGAAGCAAAAGGGCACGGCACCCAGGCTTACATCGAGGGACCTACCCTGACCCCCGCTAGCTCTGTCGTTGTGTTAGAAGATGTCGTCACAACTGGACAGTCAGCTCTCAAAGCGGTCGATCGCCTGCGTCACGCTGGATACACTGTCAACCACATCATTTCTCTGGTCGATCGCCTCCAGGGCGGTGCAGAGCTTTATCAACAACAAGGACTCCACTTTCAAACCCTCTTCTCCATTCAAGACATCCAAACCCACTGGCGAACAATAAATCCAGAGTGA
- a CDS encoding UDP-glucuronic acid decarboxylase family protein: protein MRILVTGGAGFIGSHLIDRLMQEGHEVICLDNFYTGHKRNLLKWLDHPYFELIRHDITEPIRLEADQIYHLACPASPVHYQYNPVKTIKTNVMGTLNMLGLAKRVKARFLLASTSEVYGDPEVHPQTEDYRGNVNPIGIRSCYDEGKRVAETLAFDYHRQNDVEIRVARIFNTYGPRMLENDGRVVSNLVVQALRDQPLTVYGDGSQTRSFCYVSDLVDGLMRLMNGEHTGPVNLGNPDEYTILELAKAVQQMVNPEVEIKFEPLPQDDPRRRKPDITRARTWLNWQPTVPLKDGLQMTIDDFSARMGDRATVAQHTLPL, encoded by the coding sequence ATGCGAATTTTAGTTACAGGCGGCGCAGGTTTTATCGGCTCCCATCTGATTGACCGATTAATGCAAGAAGGACATGAAGTTATTTGCTTAGATAACTTCTATACAGGTCACAAGCGGAATCTACTGAAATGGCTGGATCATCCTTACTTTGAATTAATCCGTCACGATATTACTGAGCCTATTCGGTTAGAAGCGGATCAAATTTATCACCTGGCTTGTCCAGCCTCCCCCGTCCACTATCAGTACAACCCCGTCAAGACAATCAAGACGAATGTGATGGGTACACTCAATATGCTGGGGTTGGCAAAGCGAGTTAAAGCAAGATTCTTACTTGCTTCCACCTCAGAAGTGTATGGTGATCCAGAAGTTCATCCACAAACCGAAGACTACCGGGGAAATGTTAATCCGATTGGAATTCGGAGCTGTTACGACGAGGGCAAGCGAGTCGCTGAGACACTGGCATTCGATTACCACCGCCAAAACGATGTTGAAATTCGAGTGGCTCGAATCTTCAACACCTACGGTCCCAGAATGTTAGAGAATGACGGTCGCGTAGTGAGCAATTTAGTCGTGCAAGCTCTGCGCGATCAGCCACTAACGGTATACGGTGATGGTTCTCAAACTCGCAGCTTCTGCTACGTTTCAGACTTAGTGGACGGGCTAATGCGCTTGATGAATGGTGAGCACACAGGTCCGGTGAATCTGGGAAATCCAGATGAATACACTATTCTAGAGCTGGCAAAGGCAGTTCAACAAATGGTGAATCCAGAGGTAGAGATTAAATTTGAACCTCTCCCTCAGGACGACCCTCGTCGCCGTAAGCCTGATATCACCAGAGCGCGTACCTGGTTGAATTGGCAACCAACTGTGCCCTTAAAAGATGGGCTACAAATGACGATAGATGATTTCAGCGCGCGCATGGGCGATCGCGCTACTGTAGCCCAGCACACTTTGCCCCTCTAG